A genomic region of Sandaracinaceae bacterium contains the following coding sequences:
- a CDS encoding AMP-binding protein, with the protein MTETLTAALLRAARAHPRRLAAGALTYEAFAARAGGVARLLQGAAGSRVGLLAARDAPLSAAFHGALAAGAVAVPLSASAPPARARATLAHAGAALLLHDAAHARLASRIEAAAGEGMRCVALESIPDAPLEAAPSPEDLAFILYTSGSTGAPKGVTWDHRGAVAFPRWAVERLALSPEDRVAAVAPITFDLATFDLFAAVEAGAHVLHPPHEASLFPATLAAWIAEHRPTVMYAVPTLWTRLLEHHADLTSLRAIVFAGEVFPVPALAALMEAHPGARYENFYGPTETNVCTAHRVTSLEPDDPPIPIGEVLPHLRGHLDGGELVIEGEAVMCGYWGEPLSAPPRRHATGDLVTEEGGVLRFHGRRDRMVKVRGHRVELGEVEHALAQHPGVVECAVVPRGESLAAYFVGDADARALRLHCAALLPPYMIPTELHRLDALPRTETGKVALTALAERNAGRARG; encoded by the coding sequence ATGACCGAGACGCTCACCGCCGCCCTCCTCCGCGCCGCGCGCGCGCACCCGAGGCGGCTCGCGGCGGGCGCGCTCACCTACGAGGCGTTCGCGGCCCGCGCGGGAGGGGTCGCGCGACTCCTCCAGGGCGCGGCAGGATCACGCGTCGGCCTGCTCGCCGCGCGCGACGCCCCCCTCAGCGCCGCCTTCCACGGCGCGCTCGCCGCCGGCGCGGTCGCCGTCCCGCTCTCGGCCAGCGCGCCGCCCGCGCGCGCCCGTGCGACGCTCGCCCACGCCGGCGCCGCGCTGCTCCTGCACGACGCGGCGCACGCGCGCCTCGCCTCGCGCATCGAGGCCGCCGCTGGCGAGGGCATGCGCTGCGTCGCGCTCGAGTCGATTCCGGACGCGCCGCTCGAGGCCGCGCCCTCGCCCGAGGATCTCGCCTTCATCCTCTACACGTCGGGCAGCACGGGCGCGCCGAAGGGCGTCACCTGGGATCACCGCGGCGCCGTCGCCTTCCCGCGCTGGGCCGTGGAGCGGCTCGCGCTGTCCCCGGAGGATCGCGTGGCGGCAGTGGCGCCGATCACCTTCGATCTGGCGACCTTCGATCTCTTCGCCGCGGTGGAGGCCGGCGCGCACGTCCTCCATCCCCCGCACGAGGCGTCGCTCTTCCCCGCGACCCTCGCGGCCTGGATCGCCGAGCACCGCCCGACGGTGATGTACGCGGTGCCCACTCTCTGGACGCGGCTCCTCGAGCACCACGCGGACCTCACCTCGCTCCGCGCGATCGTCTTCGCCGGGGAGGTCTTCCCCGTGCCCGCGCTCGCCGCCCTGATGGAGGCGCACCCGGGCGCGCGCTACGAGAACTTCTACGGGCCGACCGAGACGAACGTGTGCACCGCGCATCGGGTCACGTCACTCGAGCCGGATGACCCTCCCATCCCGATCGGCGAGGTCCTGCCTCACCTGCGCGGCCACCTCGACGGCGGCGAGCTCGTGATCGAGGGCGAGGCGGTGATGTGCGGCTACTGGGGCGAGCCGCTCTCGGCGCCGCCGCGACGACACGCGACCGGCGACCTCGTCACCGAGGAGGGCGGCGTGCTGCGCTTCCACGGGCGCCGGGACCGCATGGTGAAGGTGCGGGGCCACCGGGTGGAGCTCGGCGAGGTCGAGCACGCGCTGGCCCAGCACCCGGGCGTCGTCGAGTGCGCGGTCGTCCCGCGGGGCGAGAGCCTGGCCGCCTACTTCGTGGGCGACGCGGACGCGCGCGCGCTCCGACTCCATTGCGCGGCGCTCCTGCCCCCGTACATGATCCCGACCGAGCTGCACCGCCTCGACGCGCTCCCGCGCACCGAGACGGGGAAAGTGGCGCTGACAGCGTTGGCGGAGCGGAACGCGGGAAGGGCTCGCGGATGA
- a CDS encoding acyl-CoA dehydrogenase, translated as MRALPARSDVQREAIKLGASLRERSLPDAFREVGAFGLFAPDLDADTLAHTWEGLGESADAGLCFALGAHACAALAPIAAHGSDRIKAKHLAKLRSGEQIGAHAASEAEAGSDTMAMAARAEPDGDGYLLSGSKLWVTNGAEADVFVVFARVPEQGVTGFVLERGAAGLTVGAPMDKMGLARASLTSLYLEGCRVPADAVLEGPGRGAAVFHTAMLHERALILAPAVGVMRAQLEAGLKHARTRRQFGRPIGKNQLVAARVVEMYERYVLARMLLEKTCAALVDGTLDAPLACLTKLRLSEWALAQHLDAIRLHGGTGYLEETGLPAHLRDAIGGVLYSGTSDMQRVILAAHLGL; from the coding sequence ATGCGCGCGCTCCCCGCGCGCTCCGACGTGCAGCGCGAGGCGATCAAGCTCGGGGCCAGCCTCCGCGAGCGCTCGCTGCCAGACGCGTTCCGGGAGGTCGGCGCCTTCGGGCTCTTCGCCCCCGACCTCGACGCCGACACCCTGGCGCACACCTGGGAGGGGCTCGGCGAGAGCGCCGACGCGGGCCTCTGCTTCGCCCTCGGCGCGCACGCCTGCGCCGCGCTCGCCCCCATCGCGGCGCACGGCAGCGATCGCATCAAAGCAAAACATCTGGCGAAGCTCCGATCCGGGGAGCAGATCGGCGCGCACGCGGCGAGCGAGGCCGAGGCCGGCTCGGACACGATGGCGATGGCGGCGCGGGCCGAGCCCGACGGCGACGGCTACCTCCTGAGCGGCAGCAAGCTCTGGGTCACGAACGGCGCCGAGGCGGACGTCTTCGTCGTCTTCGCGCGCGTCCCAGAGCAGGGCGTGACCGGCTTCGTACTCGAGCGCGGGGCGGCGGGGCTCACCGTCGGCGCGCCGATGGACAAGATGGGCCTCGCGCGCGCGAGCCTCACCAGCCTCTATCTCGAGGGCTGCCGGGTGCCGGCGGACGCCGTGCTCGAGGGCCCGGGTCGCGGCGCGGCCGTCTTTCACACCGCGATGCTGCACGAGCGGGCGCTCATCCTCGCGCCCGCCGTCGGGGTGATGCGCGCGCAGCTCGAGGCGGGCCTGAAGCACGCGCGCACCCGCCGCCAGTTCGGCCGCCCCATCGGCAAGAACCAGCTCGTCGCGGCGCGGGTGGTCGAGATGTACGAGCGCTACGTGCTCGCGCGAATGCTGCTCGAGAAGACCTGCGCCGCGCTCGTCGACGGCACGCTCGACGCGCCGCTCGCGTGCCTCACCAAGCTGCGCCTCAGCGAGTGGGCGCTCGCCCAGCACCTCGACGCCATCCGCCTCCACGGCGGCACGGGCTACCTCGAGGAGACCGGCCTCCCCGCGCACCTCCGCGACGCGATCGGCGGCGTGCTCTACAGCGGCACCAGCGACATGCAGCGGGTGATCCTGGCCGCCCACCTCGGCCTCTGA
- a CDS encoding phosphopantetheine-binding protein: protein MSEPLRQFLKDELPGVEDVTDEEDLLAPGMLDSLAIIRLVANLEDAEGITVAQDEIVPANFRTLAAIRAFVQRKKDA from the coding sequence GTGAGCGAACCGCTTCGCCAGTTCCTGAAGGACGAGCTCCCCGGGGTCGAGGACGTGACGGACGAGGAGGATCTCCTCGCGCCGGGCATGCTCGACTCGCTCGCCATCATCCGCCTGGTCGCGAACCTCGAGGACGCCGAGGGCATCACCGTCGCGCAGGACGAGATCGTGCCGGCCAACTTCCGGACGCTCGCCGCCATCCGCGCGTTCGTGCAGCGAAAGAAGGACGCGTGA
- a CDS encoding class I SAM-dependent methyltransferase, protein MSDEEFVKPERPVPLEPPVVHPTGDEPAPEQAQNRILEPDDIRREPMAGANRGIAAQIAREKEEAGQQLSFVYPSKVWEYPWALTRHAAPEGELVLDAGCGVSALPIRLASLGATVVAIDNDLRWLTMLARAAEFHRAAVVPVEMDMTALKFPDATFDRVYCISVLEHIDPDAQPAVAREMNRVLKPGGILYLTVDYDEVERRSEDDVVYDRLALQRNAIAPSGLEIEGTTLYTSDDWDTLHHRMSEFKLHTFAAMAVALRKPPAEGPESADAIAKRRARIGDGFVRGVNLSFDGDLGKLQRRLDGVQELGLDAVRLRVREGAQAAQAAIDERGLKACWITEEMHPVAAPDGAWLIDLASGWDAEIGEGVTWSSAHAQLTEAARSAHASRSEVPVTASVQGLGPIVDGRCDGAGLDIYAAHGAGSLRAAAEISLVRDTVLATRPARDVDGCLAALGEAREMGYRAAFLFDEGNGGLDMLLAAEDRARLKG, encoded by the coding sequence GTGAGCGACGAGGAGTTCGTCAAGCCCGAGCGGCCGGTTCCCCTCGAGCCGCCCGTCGTGCACCCCACCGGCGACGAGCCCGCGCCCGAGCAGGCGCAGAACCGCATCCTCGAGCCCGACGACATCCGGCGCGAGCCGATGGCGGGGGCGAACCGCGGCATCGCGGCGCAGATCGCGCGAGAGAAAGAAGAGGCCGGCCAGCAGCTCTCCTTCGTCTACCCGTCGAAGGTCTGGGAGTACCCGTGGGCGCTGACCCGCCACGCCGCGCCCGAGGGCGAGCTGGTGCTGGACGCGGGCTGCGGGGTGTCCGCGCTGCCGATCCGCCTCGCCTCGCTCGGCGCGACCGTCGTCGCCATCGACAACGACCTGCGCTGGCTGACCATGCTCGCGCGCGCCGCGGAGTTCCACCGCGCGGCGGTCGTGCCCGTCGAGATGGACATGACGGCGCTGAAGTTCCCGGATGCGACCTTCGACCGCGTCTACTGCATCTCGGTCCTCGAGCACATCGACCCCGACGCCCAGCCCGCCGTCGCGCGGGAGATGAACCGCGTGCTGAAGCCAGGCGGGATCCTCTACCTCACGGTCGACTACGACGAGGTGGAGCGGCGGAGCGAGGACGACGTCGTCTACGACCGGCTCGCCCTGCAACGGAACGCCATCGCCCCGAGCGGGCTCGAAATCGAGGGCACCACCCTCTACACGAGCGACGACTGGGACACGCTCCACCACCGCATGAGCGAGTTCAAGCTGCACACCTTCGCGGCGATGGCGGTCGCGTTGCGCAAGCCGCCCGCCGAGGGTCCGGAGTCGGCCGACGCGATCGCGAAGCGGCGCGCGCGCATCGGCGACGGCTTCGTGCGCGGCGTGAACCTCTCCTTCGACGGCGACCTCGGCAAGCTCCAGCGGAGGCTCGACGGCGTCCAGGAGCTCGGCCTCGACGCCGTGCGGCTCCGCGTGCGTGAGGGCGCGCAGGCGGCGCAGGCCGCGATCGACGAGCGCGGGCTGAAGGCGTGCTGGATCACCGAGGAGATGCACCCGGTGGCGGCGCCCGACGGCGCGTGGCTGATCGATCTCGCCTCGGGCTGGGACGCGGAGATCGGCGAGGGCGTGACGTGGTCGTCGGCGCACGCGCAGCTCACCGAGGCGGCGCGAAGCGCGCACGCGAGTCGCTCCGAGGTCCCGGTGACGGCGTCGGTCCAGGGCCTGGGCCCCATCGTGGACGGTCGCTGCGACGGAGCCGGGCTCGACATCTACGCCGCGCACGGCGCGGGCTCGCTGCGAGCGGCGGCCGAGATCTCACTCGTGCGCGACACGGTGCTCGCGACCCGGCCCGCGCGCGACGTCGACGGCTGCCTCGCCGCGCTCGGAGAGGCGCGCGAGATGGGCTACCGCGCCGCGTTCCTCTTCGACGAGGGCAACGGCGGGCTCGACATGCTGCTCGCGGCCGAGGACCGCGCGAGGTTGAAGGGCTGA